The Methylobacterium currus genome contains a region encoding:
- a CDS encoding amidase, whose product MTLAMTWEEWAQHDACALAARVRAGEVSAAELAAQAAAGVALTNPATSAVVELFDDAIADPSRDGTDLDGAFAGVPFLMKDLGPTLKGRLQEMGSLLMRGNRAASDSHLTSRMRRAGLNLIGRTTTPEFGVCSSAENPAVYVTRNPWNLDYTTCGSSAGSAAAVASGVVPMAHATDGGGSIRIPAGVNGNLGLKPSRGVFSIAPYGSDLTSIVSIQGCQSRTVRDTATFVDQCRGGAPGEFMPYWTSPEPYATLIGRDPGSLRIALSHEWGDYRAVPHHVAELERIGRFLEGLGHHVDWALPAVDIRAAFQAQTTCYITNFAQTINGLIDAKGLERPPEDLVEPMNIRIWEAGRHASYAERAAMQAAFNTTARGFGAFFEEWDIILTPVTALPTPRVGTTEYLTISDNPSVHDWFENLWRNFAYTPLANLCGLPALSMPLAWNEHGLPLGIQAQARQGADGLLLQLAAQVERAIGGQWNDGRRPGVHVTAGG is encoded by the coding sequence ATGACCCTCGCCATGACGTGGGAGGAATGGGCGCAGCACGATGCCTGCGCGCTCGCCGCGCGGGTGCGCGCCGGGGAGGTGAGTGCGGCCGAACTCGCCGCCCAGGCGGCGGCCGGCGTGGCGCTGACGAACCCGGCGACGAGCGCGGTGGTCGAGCTGTTCGACGACGCGATCGCGGACCCGTCCCGGGACGGCACCGACCTCGACGGCGCCTTCGCGGGGGTGCCGTTCCTGATGAAGGATCTCGGGCCGACCCTGAAGGGGCGGCTCCAGGAGATGGGCTCGCTCCTGATGCGCGGCAACCGCGCGGCGAGCGACAGCCATCTCACGAGCCGGATGCGCCGGGCCGGCCTCAACCTCATCGGCCGCACCACCACGCCGGAATTCGGCGTGTGCAGCTCGGCGGAGAACCCGGCGGTCTACGTCACCCGCAACCCGTGGAACCTCGACTACACCACCTGCGGCTCCTCGGCCGGCTCCGCCGCCGCGGTCGCGTCGGGCGTGGTGCCGATGGCGCACGCCACCGACGGGGGAGGATCGATCCGCATCCCGGCCGGGGTGAACGGCAATCTCGGGCTGAAGCCCTCCCGCGGCGTGTTCTCGATCGCGCCCTACGGCTCGGATCTCACCAGCATCGTGTCGATCCAGGGCTGCCAGTCGCGGACCGTGCGCGACACCGCGACCTTCGTCGACCAATGCCGCGGCGGCGCGCCGGGCGAGTTCATGCCGTACTGGACCTCCCCTGAGCCCTACGCGACGCTGATCGGGCGCGATCCGGGCTCCTTGCGCATCGCCCTGTCGCACGAATGGGGCGATTACCGCGCCGTGCCCCACCACGTCGCCGAGCTGGAGCGGATCGGGCGCTTCCTCGAAGGCCTCGGCCACCATGTCGACTGGGCGTTGCCGGCGGTCGACATCCGGGCCGCCTTCCAGGCCCAGACCACCTGCTACATCACCAACTTCGCCCAGACCATCAACGGGCTGATCGACGCCAAGGGCCTCGAGCGCCCGCCGGAAGACCTCGTCGAGCCGATGAACATCCGGATCTGGGAGGCCGGTCGTCACGCGAGCTACGCCGAGCGCGCGGCGATGCAGGCGGCGTTCAACACCACCGCCCGGGGCTTCGGCGCCTTCTTCGAGGAATGGGACATCATCCTGACGCCGGTCACCGCCCTGCCGACGCCGCGGGTCGGCACGACCGAGTACCTGACGATCAGCGACAACCCGTCGGTCCATGACTGGTTCGAGAACCTGTGGCGCAACTTCGCCTATACGCCGCTCGCCAACCTGTGCGGCCTACCCGCCCTCTCGATGCCGCTGGCCTGGAACGAGCACGGCCTGCCGCTCGGCATCCAGGCCCAGGCGCGCCAGGGGGCGGACGGCCTGCTGCTCCAGCTCGCCGCGCAGGTGGAACGGGCGATCGGCGGGCAATGGAACGACGGGCGGCGGCCGGGGGTGCATGTGACGGCAGGGGGCTGA
- a CDS encoding M81 family metallopeptidase, translating into MKLFIAALGTETNTFSPIPTGRAAFLDDLYVETGASRQSDHWFAGPLRVWREMGEAAGYEVVESLGAFAPPGGPTRQDVWVALRDRILADLRNAGPVDMVLFNLHGAMIADAEDDCEGALVVAAREIVGDKVTIGVELDLHCHLTDRIVAAADMLLTYKEYPHIDVDDRARDLFRLCEDARAGRTRPVIAVADCRMLAVWRTPNPPTRGFVDRMSAAEGRDGILSLSLAHGFPWADIPDVGAKVVAVADGDLGLARRTAEALARELWELRDATTDRLLTLDEAVQVALAPPAGVSVLADVSDNAGAGSASDSTFLLRALVEAGATACAIGSIWDPVAVRLCREAGEGARLALRIGGKTGPMSGDPIDLTVRVVGIVPDAVQTYGNGKQPMGDCVMVEAAGLHIVLNSLRTQVFQPSVFEQFGVRLTDYATVFVKSAQHFNAGFAPRADRILHVAVPGSANPDFAALRLPRAARPLWPIVADPF; encoded by the coding sequence GTGAAGCTCTTCATCGCCGCGCTCGGCACCGAGACCAATACCTTCTCGCCGATCCCGACCGGGCGCGCCGCCTTCCTGGACGACCTCTACGTCGAGACCGGCGCCTCCCGCCAGTCGGACCACTGGTTCGCCGGGCCGCTCCGGGTCTGGCGCGAGATGGGGGAGGCCGCCGGTTACGAGGTGGTGGAGAGCTTGGGTGCCTTCGCGCCGCCCGGCGGGCCGACGCGCCAGGACGTCTGGGTGGCCTTGCGCGACCGCATCCTCGCCGACCTGAGGAACGCCGGCCCGGTCGACATGGTCCTGTTCAACCTCCACGGCGCGATGATCGCCGACGCTGAAGATGATTGCGAAGGCGCGCTCGTCGTCGCGGCCCGGGAGATCGTCGGCGACAAGGTGACGATCGGGGTCGAGCTCGACCTGCATTGCCACCTGACCGACCGCATCGTCGCGGCCGCCGACATGCTGCTCACCTACAAGGAATACCCGCATATCGACGTCGACGACCGGGCGCGCGACCTCTTCCGTCTCTGCGAGGATGCGCGGGCCGGCCGGACCCGCCCGGTGATCGCGGTCGCGGATTGCCGGATGCTGGCGGTGTGGCGTACGCCCAACCCACCGACCCGCGGCTTCGTCGACCGGATGAGCGCGGCGGAGGGGCGGGACGGGATCCTGTCCCTGTCGCTGGCCCATGGCTTCCCCTGGGCCGACATCCCGGATGTCGGCGCCAAGGTGGTGGCGGTCGCCGACGGCGACTTAGGTCTTGCTCGGCGCACAGCCGAGGCGCTGGCCCGCGAACTCTGGGAATTACGGGACGCGACGACCGACCGGCTGCTGACCCTCGACGAGGCGGTGCAGGTGGCGCTCGCGCCTCCGGCGGGCGTGAGCGTGCTGGCCGACGTCTCCGACAATGCCGGGGCGGGATCGGCGAGCGATTCGACCTTCCTGCTGCGCGCCCTGGTCGAGGCCGGCGCGACGGCTTGCGCCATCGGCAGCATCTGGGATCCGGTCGCGGTCCGGCTCTGCCGCGAGGCCGGCGAGGGTGCGCGCTTAGCCCTGCGCATCGGCGGCAAGACCGGGCCGATGTCGGGCGATCCCATCGACCTCACGGTGCGCGTCGTCGGCATCGTGCCCGATGCGGTCCAGACCTACGGCAACGGCAAGCAGCCGATGGGCGATTGCGTGATGGTCGAGGCGGCGGGCCTGCACATCGTGCTCAACAGCTTGCGCACCCAGGTCTTCCAGCCGAGCGTGTTCGAGCAGTTCGGCGTGCGCCTGACCGACTACGCCACGGTGTTCGTCAAGTCGGCCCAGCACTTCAACGCCGGCTTCGCCCCGCGGGCCGACCGCATCCTCCATGTCGCCGTGCCCGGCAGCGCCAATCCCGACTTCGCCGCCTTGCGCCTGCCGAGGGCCGCCCGCCCGCTCTGGCCGATCGTCGCCGACCCGTTCTGA
- a CDS encoding patatin-like phospholipase family protein: MTESASPALSAVAQVARPRDTALVLAGGNALGAYHAGGYEMLQARGIQPGWIAGASIGAVTAAIIAGNAPEHRVERLRQFWDEATQHTAPSATERLKPRQVYNGLHALMTLAWGRPTIFRHRLPGLWSALPWVPNDVALFDHSPLLDTLVRLVDFGRLNRGDIRVTIGCVDITTGEEVYVDTAHQTIRPEHILASTAIIPAFAPVEVDGRLLCDAGYTNNLPLDPIFAAEPARDLLCIAFDLFGLHAPRPASLDAVLERANDLIFASAGRRAIAGLEREYALRQKLDPHGPAVALLHLVYQAEADQLAAKSFDFSPSSIRDRWQAGSRDAGRCADWLARRIPGDLRFTYAKL; encoded by the coding sequence ATGACCGAATCCGCCTCGCCCGCCCTTTCGGCCGTCGCACAGGTCGCGCGGCCTCGCGACACCGCCCTCGTGCTGGCCGGGGGCAATGCTCTCGGGGCCTATCACGCCGGCGGCTACGAGATGCTTCAGGCGCGCGGAATCCAGCCGGGCTGGATCGCCGGCGCCTCGATCGGCGCGGTCACGGCGGCCATCATCGCCGGCAACGCGCCGGAGCACCGGGTCGAGCGGCTGCGGCAATTCTGGGATGAGGCGACCCAGCACACCGCGCCGAGCGCCACGGAGAGGCTCAAGCCGCGCCAGGTCTATAACGGCTTGCACGCCCTGATGACCCTGGCCTGGGGCCGCCCCACCATCTTCCGGCACCGTCTGCCCGGCCTGTGGTCGGCGCTGCCCTGGGTGCCGAACGACGTGGCGTTGTTCGACCACTCGCCCCTGCTCGACACGCTGGTGAGGCTCGTCGATTTCGGGCGGCTGAACCGGGGCGACATCCGCGTCACGATCGGATGCGTCGACATCACCACCGGCGAGGAGGTCTACGTCGACACCGCGCACCAGACGATCCGCCCCGAGCACATCCTGGCCTCGACCGCGATCATCCCGGCCTTCGCGCCGGTGGAGGTGGACGGACGCCTGCTCTGCGACGCCGGCTATACCAACAACCTGCCCCTCGATCCGATCTTCGCCGCCGAGCCGGCGCGGGACCTGCTCTGCATCGCCTTCGACCTGTTCGGCCTCCATGCCCCCCGGCCAGCCTCCCTCGATGCCGTCCTGGAGCGCGCGAACGACCTGATCTTCGCCAGCGCCGGCCGGCGCGCCATCGCGGGCCTGGAGCGGGAATACGCCTTGCGCCAGAAGCTCGATCCGCACGGGCCGGCCGTCGCGCTCCTGCACCTCGTCTACCAGGCCGAGGCCGATCAGCTCGCGGCCAAGAGCTTCGACTTCTCGCCCTCCTCGATCCGCGACCGCTGGCAGGCCGGCAGCCGCGACGCCGGCCGGTGCGCCGACTGGCTCGCGCGCCGCATTCCTGGGGACCTGCGCTTCACCTATGCCAAGCTCTGA
- a CDS encoding histidine phosphatase family protein produces MILLRHGQSQFNLHHHATGVDPGIVDAPLTPLGHEQAEAASRTLAGEGVRRILCSPLTRALQTAAPVASRLDLPVLVTPTVRERRGASCDIGTCRTDLARAWPHLDLSHLDEVWWREAEDEEDHEPDHLFAARTTAFGARMAGDPDWAHTLVVCHWGFIHAVTGCSLSNGEWVRCRMDEGGRLVAVDR; encoded by the coding sequence ATGATCCTGCTTCGCCATGGCCAGAGCCAGTTCAACCTCCATCACCACGCCACGGGCGTCGATCCCGGCATCGTCGACGCGCCCCTGACGCCGCTCGGCCACGAGCAGGCGGAGGCCGCCTCCCGAACCCTGGCGGGAGAAGGGGTGCGGCGCATCCTCTGCTCGCCGCTCACCCGCGCGCTCCAGACCGCCGCCCCGGTCGCGTCCCGCCTCGACCTGCCGGTCCTGGTCACGCCGACGGTGCGCGAGCGCCGGGGGGCGAGCTGCGACATCGGCACCTGCCGGACCGACCTCGCCCGCGCCTGGCCCCATCTCGACCTGAGCCACCTCGACGAGGTCTGGTGGCGCGAGGCCGAGGACGAGGAGGATCACGAGCCGGACCACCTCTTCGCCGCGCGCACCACCGCCTTCGGGGCCCGGATGGCCGGGGATCCCGATTGGGCCCATACCCTGGTCGTCTGCCACTGGGGGTTCATCCACGCAGTGACCGGCTGCAGCCTCTCCAACGGCGAGTGGGTCCGCTGCCGGATGGACGAGGGCGGGCGGCTGGTGGCGGTGGATCGCTGA
- a CDS encoding response regulator, producing MSSKTASTHRWRFLAPGRRLPGSPLAFLLLAVAVAAGGWNTVAGARSRTEAERLGRVTALSERVLSSMKDLETGQRGYVLTGREDYLEPYEAALIRIDGELAALDGVTPDRAVRDRRRSVIAAETDYAARVVAARRSGGQEAALRLIQTGEGKRVMDAVRDLTRDVQDQAAAELRRLAKAESLRSPLLPLVTLACALAAFGLLARLALMRRRESQRMADLLESVLENAPVGLGFLDRDLNLQHMNRALGNMSERGFGADLGAPIWALLPSLRDELGPKLAAARDRGLVTANVEVGVPAPSAPGGIRHFEASFFPLRRRSRGPESERADGVGIVMDDVTLGKLAERRLVDSEERFRSLTEATSAIVWTTTPDGAFRQATSEWTRFTGQAPAEAAGQGFLEAVHPDDREATRDAWERAVTSRTLYAIEHRLRRHDGVWRHMEGRAVPILEEDGRVREWVGAHADVTARKEAELALEAAKEAAEEANRAKSQFLANMSHELRTPLSAVIGYSEMLQEEMEDLGEESLLADMRKIEANARHLLGLINDVLDLSKIEAERMEVFAEDLDVAETVREVATTVDALVEKKGNTLNLTLGDDLGRAHTDATKLRQCLINLLSNAAKFTEGGTVTLQAAREHREGGDWLVFTVTDTGIGMSEEQQARLFQRFTQADASTTRRFGGTGLGLAITRAFAQMLGGEISVASRLGEGTTFTLELPALYEERSPAEPAGQIVPEAAAATGAPPDTGSNLVLVVDDDPATRDLLARFLRRDGFTVATAADGRAGLEQARLLRPRVVLLDVTMPRMDGWAVLRALRADPDFGTTPVIMVTVLDEQNLAFSLGATDYLHKPVEWGALKEAMERFRPAIHEGPVLVVDDDPDVRERMTTMLTREGWRVASAENGLAGLEAVGVRKPGLILLDLMMPELDGFGFLRALRDRPDWRDIPVVVLTAKDVTAEDRRRLAGRADRILPKAGLGMADLAATLRGLMSPGAGGEAADSPDRAVAP from the coding sequence ATGAGCAGCAAGACCGCCTCCACCCATCGCTGGCGCTTCCTCGCCCCCGGCCGGCGCCTGCCGGGTTCGCCGCTGGCCTTCCTCCTCCTCGCCGTCGCGGTCGCGGCCGGCGGCTGGAACACCGTCGCGGGGGCCCGCAGCCGGACCGAGGCCGAGCGGCTGGGGCGCGTCACGGCGCTGAGCGAGCGCGTGCTCTCGAGCATGAAGGACCTCGAGACCGGCCAGCGCGGCTACGTCCTGACCGGCCGCGAGGATTACCTCGAACCCTACGAGGCGGCGCTGATCCGGATCGACGGCGAGCTCGCCGCCCTCGACGGCGTCACGCCGGACCGGGCCGTGCGGGATCGGCGCCGGAGCGTGATCGCGGCCGAGACCGATTACGCCGCCCGGGTCGTCGCCGCGCGCCGGTCTGGCGGCCAGGAGGCCGCCCTGAGGCTGATCCAGACCGGGGAGGGCAAGCGCGTCATGGACGCCGTGCGCGACCTGACGCGGGACGTCCAGGACCAGGCGGCCGCCGAGCTGCGCCGCCTCGCCAAGGCCGAATCCCTGCGCTCGCCGCTCCTGCCCCTCGTCACGCTGGCCTGTGCGCTCGCGGCGTTCGGCCTTCTGGCACGCCTCGCCCTGATGCGCCGCCGCGAGAGCCAGCGCATGGCCGACCTGCTGGAGAGCGTTTTGGAGAATGCGCCGGTCGGCCTCGGCTTCCTCGACCGCGACTTGAACCTCCAGCACATGAACCGGGCGCTCGGCAACATGAGCGAGCGCGGCTTCGGCGCCGATCTCGGCGCGCCGATCTGGGCTCTCCTGCCCTCCTTGCGCGACGAGCTCGGGCCGAAGCTCGCGGCGGCGCGCGACCGCGGGCTCGTCACCGCCAATGTCGAGGTCGGGGTGCCGGCCCCGAGCGCGCCGGGCGGGATCCGCCACTTCGAGGCGAGCTTCTTCCCCTTGCGCCGCCGGAGCCGCGGCCCCGAGAGCGAGCGGGCCGACGGCGTCGGCATCGTCATGGACGACGTGACCCTCGGAAAACTGGCCGAGCGCCGCCTGGTCGACAGCGAGGAGCGGTTCCGCTCCCTCACCGAGGCGACCTCGGCGATCGTCTGGACCACCACGCCGGACGGCGCCTTCCGGCAGGCCACCTCGGAATGGACCCGCTTCACCGGCCAGGCGCCGGCCGAGGCCGCGGGCCAGGGCTTCCTGGAGGCCGTCCATCCCGACGACCGGGAGGCGACGCGGGACGCCTGGGAGCGGGCGGTCACGTCGCGCACCCTCTACGCCATCGAGCACCGCTTGCGCCGCCACGACGGCGTCTGGCGCCACATGGAGGGGCGCGCCGTCCCGATCCTGGAGGAGGACGGGCGCGTGCGCGAATGGGTCGGCGCACATGCCGACGTCACCGCCCGGAAGGAAGCGGAACTGGCGCTGGAGGCCGCCAAGGAGGCGGCGGAGGAAGCCAACCGCGCCAAGAGCCAGTTCCTCGCCAATATGAGCCACGAATTGCGCACGCCGCTCTCGGCGGTGATCGGCTATTCGGAGATGCTGCAGGAGGAGATGGAGGATCTCGGCGAGGAGAGCCTGCTCGCCGACATGCGCAAGATCGAGGCGAATGCCCGCCACCTGCTCGGCCTCATCAACGACGTGCTCGACCTCTCGAAGATCGAGGCCGAGCGGATGGAGGTCTTCGCCGAGGATCTCGACGTCGCCGAGACCGTCCGGGAGGTCGCCACCACGGTCGACGCCCTGGTGGAGAAGAAGGGCAATACCCTGAACCTGACCCTCGGCGACGACCTGGGGCGGGCGCATACCGACGCGACGAAGCTCCGTCAGTGCCTGATCAACCTCCTGAGCAACGCCGCCAAGTTCACCGAAGGCGGCACCGTCACGCTCCAGGCCGCCCGGGAGCACCGGGAGGGCGGCGACTGGCTGGTCTTCACGGTCACCGATACCGGCATCGGCATGAGCGAGGAGCAGCAGGCCCGGCTGTTCCAGCGCTTCACCCAGGCCGACGCCTCGACCACCCGCCGCTTCGGCGGCACGGGGCTCGGCCTCGCCATCACCCGCGCCTTCGCGCAGATGCTCGGGGGCGAGATTTCCGTGGCGAGCCGGCTCGGGGAGGGTACCACCTTCACCCTGGAGCTGCCGGCGCTCTACGAGGAGCGTAGCCCCGCCGAGCCCGCCGGCCAGATTGTGCCCGAGGCCGCGGCAGCGACCGGCGCGCCGCCTGACACCGGATCCAACCTCGTCCTCGTCGTCGACGACGATCCGGCGACCCGGGATCTCCTCGCCCGCTTCCTGCGCCGCGACGGGTTCACGGTCGCCACCGCCGCGGACGGACGCGCCGGCCTGGAGCAGGCGCGGCTCTTACGCCCACGAGTCGTCCTCCTCGACGTGACGATGCCGCGCATGGACGGCTGGGCGGTGCTGCGGGCCCTGCGCGCCGATCCCGATTTCGGCACGACGCCGGTGATCATGGTCACGGTGCTCGACGAGCAGAACCTCGCCTTCTCGCTCGGCGCGACCGACTACCTGCACAAGCCGGTCGAGTGGGGGGCGCTCAAGGAGGCGATGGAGCGCTTCCGGCCCGCCATCCACGAAGGGCCGGTGCTGGTGGTCGACGACGACCCGGACGTGCGCGAGCGCATGACCACCATGCTGACCCGCGAGGGCTGGCGGGTGGCGAGCGCCGAGAACGGCCTCGCCGGCCTGGAGGCGGTCGGCGTGCGCAAGCCGGGCCTGATCCTCCTCGACCTGATGATGCCGGAGCTGGACGGCTTCGGCTTCCTGCGCGCCTTGCGCGACCGGCCGGACTGGCGCGACATCCCGGTCGTCGTGCTGACCGCCAAGGACGTGACCGCGGAGGATCGCCGCCGCCTCGCCGGCCGGGCCGACCGCATCCTGCCGAAGGCGGGCCTCGGCATGGCCGACCTGGCGGCGACCCTGCGCGGGTTGATGAGTCCGGGGGCGGGGGGCGAGGCGGCGGACTCGCCGGATCGGGCGGTGGCGCCGTGA
- a CDS encoding SDR family oxidoreductase — translation MRHKPLREQVIVVTGASSGIGLATVRMAAENGARVVLAARSGDVLARLAAEIGARAVAVTADVGDRTQVEAIADTAVATFGGFDTWVNVAGLTVYGPLREITQEDHERLIRTNFWGTVNGSLVAAEHLRRRGGALINVGSVASDLAFPFQGLYAASKHAVKGFTDTLRMELIAEGAPVSVTLVKPASVDTPLPNRARNYMDRQPTLPPPIYPPEEVANAILHAAVHPQRDIFVGGGGKLFVMGKDFAPGAYDELAPAIIALQKRAEPPRDPAGALHAPVRAGEERGDPPVYVMRTSAYTRASLHPLASAGVAAGLAATAALLLGGLAVGRRRL, via the coding sequence ATGCGACACAAGCCGCTGCGCGAGCAGGTCATCGTGGTCACGGGCGCGTCGAGCGGGATCGGGCTCGCCACCGTCCGCATGGCGGCGGAAAACGGCGCCCGGGTGGTGCTGGCCGCCCGCAGCGGCGACGTGCTCGCCCGGCTGGCCGCGGAGATCGGCGCACGGGCCGTCGCCGTCACCGCCGATGTCGGGGATCGGACGCAGGTCGAGGCGATCGCCGACACGGCCGTCGCGACGTTCGGCGGCTTCGACACCTGGGTCAACGTGGCGGGCCTCACCGTCTACGGACCCCTGCGCGAGATCACCCAGGAGGACCATGAGCGGCTCATCCGCACCAATTTCTGGGGCACGGTGAACGGCTCGCTCGTCGCCGCCGAGCACCTGCGCCGGCGTGGCGGGGCCTTGATCAATGTCGGCAGCGTCGCCTCCGACCTCGCCTTCCCGTTCCAGGGCCTCTACGCCGCCTCCAAGCACGCGGTGAAGGGATTCACCGACACGCTGCGCATGGAGCTGATCGCCGAGGGCGCCCCGGTCTCGGTCACGCTGGTGAAGCCCGCTTCCGTCGACACGCCGCTGCCGAACCGGGCCCGCAACTACATGGACCGCCAGCCGACCCTGCCGCCGCCGATCTATCCGCCCGAGGAGGTGGCGAACGCCATCCTGCACGCCGCCGTGCACCCGCAGCGCGACATCTTCGTCGGCGGCGGCGGCAAGCTGTTCGTGATGGGCAAGGACTTCGCGCCCGGCGCCTATGACGAGCTGGCCCCCGCCATCATCGCGCTGCAGAAGCGCGCCGAGCCGCCCCGCGACCCGGCCGGCGCCCTCCACGCCCCGGTGCGGGCCGGAGAGGAGCGCGGCGACCCGCCGGTCTACGTCATGCGCACCAGCGCCTATACGCGGGCGAGCCTGCACCCGCTGGCGAGCGCCGGCGTCGCCGCGGGGCTGGCCGCGACGGCGGCCCTGCTGCTCGGGGGGCTGGCGGTCGGGCGGCGGCGGCTGTGA
- a CDS encoding MFS transporter — MDARNPVRPGLDRKAVGAVVLGNALEFYDFTVYAFFAKAIGEAFFPASDASHSLLASLALFGAGYVMRPIGGALIGALADRSGRKPAMLVTIVLMALGMLMLAACPGTTQIGGWAQGIVIVARLIQGLALGGEVGPSTAYLLEAAPAKHRGFVTSWQIASQGCAALFAGLLATALALTLGDAAMAAWGWRVMFLVGLAVVPVGLVIRSHLPETGGIAREPDAASSTGAVIGRLLREHGRLLGLTFLVVAASTVSNAVGTNMPVYAGATLGLSETAATAVPIALGLASVAFPLLGGFLADRYGRRPVMIWPRALVLVLAVPAFAWLLRDPSPLAVYAVTFLLSALSSINAAAVIVGIPESLPRAVRSSGLAIVYALAVSVFGGSTNYVINWLITATGDRMAPAYYLAAFSLIGTAAAWLLPETRGRVLDAGQGRSR, encoded by the coding sequence ATGGATGCGCGCAATCCTGTCCGCCCCGGCCTCGACCGCAAGGCGGTCGGCGCCGTGGTGCTCGGCAACGCCCTCGAATTCTACGACTTCACCGTCTACGCCTTCTTCGCCAAGGCGATCGGCGAGGCGTTCTTCCCCGCCTCCGACGCGAGCCACAGCCTGCTCGCCTCGCTCGCCCTGTTCGGGGCCGGCTACGTCATGCGGCCGATCGGCGGCGCCCTGATCGGGGCGCTGGCCGACCGGTCCGGGCGCAAGCCCGCCATGCTGGTCACGATCGTGCTGATGGCGCTCGGCATGCTGATGCTCGCCGCCTGCCCGGGCACCACGCAGATCGGGGGGTGGGCGCAGGGGATCGTCATCGTCGCCCGGCTGATCCAGGGCCTGGCGCTCGGCGGCGAGGTCGGCCCCTCGACCGCCTACCTGCTGGAGGCGGCGCCGGCGAAGCATCGCGGCTTCGTCACCAGCTGGCAGATCGCCAGCCAGGGCTGCGCGGCCCTGTTCGCCGGCCTGCTGGCGACGGCGCTCGCGCTCACGCTCGGCGATGCCGCCATGGCGGCCTGGGGCTGGCGGGTGATGTTCCTGGTCGGCCTCGCCGTGGTGCCGGTCGGCCTCGTCATCCGCAGCCACCTGCCGGAGACCGGGGGCATCGCCCGGGAGCCGGACGCCGCATCCTCGACCGGGGCGGTGATCGGCCGGCTGCTGCGCGAGCATGGCCGCCTGCTCGGGCTGACCTTCCTGGTCGTCGCCGCCTCGACGGTCTCGAACGCCGTCGGCACCAACATGCCGGTCTATGCCGGCGCGACGCTCGGCCTCTCCGAGACCGCCGCGACCGCGGTGCCGATCGCGCTCGGCCTCGCCTCGGTGGCCTTCCCGTTGCTGGGTGGATTCCTCGCCGACCGCTACGGCCGGCGCCCGGTGATGATCTGGCCTCGCGCCCTGGTGCTGGTCCTGGCGGTGCCGGCCTTCGCCTGGCTCCTGCGGGACCCCAGCCCGCTGGCGGTCTACGCCGTGACCTTCCTGCTGTCGGCGCTGTCCTCGATCAACGCGGCGGCGGTCATCGTGGGCATCCCGGAATCGCTGCCGCGGGCGGTGCGCAGTTCCGGCCTCGCCATCGTGTACGCGCTCGCGGTGTCGGTGTTCGGCGGCAGCACCAACTACGTCATCAACTGGCTGATCACCGCGACGGGCGACCGGATGGCGCCGGCCTACTACCTCGCCGCCTTCAGCCTGATCGGCACGGCGGCGGCGTGGTTGCTGCCGGAGACGCGGGGGCGGGTCCTCGATGCGGGGCAGGGGCGGTCGCGATAG
- a CDS encoding Rmf/CrpP family protein: MQSPPDNLDAHALGRAAPGKGLAREACPYAEGTEARERWLSGYDEAVAAGAEPVTGGLKREPGR, from the coding sequence ATGCAATCCCCGCCCGACAACCTCGACGCCCACGCCCTCGGCCGCGCCGCCCCCGGGAAGGGCCTCGCCCGCGAGGCCTGCCCCTATGCCGAGGGCACCGAGGCCCGGGAGCGCTGGCTCTCCGGCTACGACGAGGCCGTGGCGGCGGGGGCCGAGCCGGTGACCGGCGGCCTCAAGCGCGAACCGGGCCGCTGA